From the genome of Campylobacter magnus, one region includes:
- the secF gene encoding protein translocase subunit SecF, with protein sequence MQVFDSGKIYDFMGKKLGSFVISCLLIFGSIFFLATKGLNYGIDFAGGTLVQVRYDGPAPIEKIRAALDLPNLSVTEFGSANEVVIRYSSASEQVATDPGRYIAKMLENTGNLEVRRVDVVGPKVGAELREKGIMAISVSLVLILIYIAFRFEWRFALAAIICEFHDVIIVLGAISALGLDVNLDTLAAVLTIIGYSLNDTIIVFDRIREGVQAGKSNDLNHNINESISATLSRTFMTSLTTLLTVLTLFFFGGDIIHSFSTIMIVGIVIGTLSSIFIAAPMLIWFKFDIAKYKEALAQKQRAKAEKERMRAMYEKGSV encoded by the coding sequence ATGCAAGTATTTGATAGTGGAAAAATATATGATTTTATGGGCAAAAAGCTTGGCTCTTTTGTGATTTCTTGCCTACTTATTTTTGGTAGCATTTTCTTTTTAGCTACAAAGGGGCTAAATTACGGTATTGACTTTGCTGGTGGAACGCTAGTTCAGGTGCGCTACGATGGCCCTGCGCCTATTGAGAAAATCCGCGCAGCACTTGATTTGCCAAATCTTAGTGTAACTGAGTTTGGCAGTGCTAATGAAGTAGTAATCCGCTACTCAAGCGCAAGCGAGCAAGTAGCGACTGACCCTGGCAGGTACATCGCAAAAATGCTAGAAAATACAGGTAATTTAGAGGTTCGCCGTGTGGATGTAGTAGGCCCAAAAGTAGGCGCAGAACTGCGTGAGAAAGGCATAATGGCAATTAGCGTTTCTTTGGTGCTTATTCTTATTTACATAGCATTTCGCTTTGAGTGGCGTTTTGCCTTGGCTGCTATTATCTGTGAGTTTCACGATGTTATCATCGTGCTTGGTGCTATCTCAGCCCTTGGACTTGATGTAAATCTTGATACGCTAGCAGCTGTACTAACGATAATAGGCTACTCGCTAAATGATACTATTATCGTCTTTGACCGCATTAGAGAGGGCGTGCAAGCTGGCAAAAGTAATGATCTAAACCATAATATAAATGAGAGTATTTCAGCTACGCTCTCTCGCACCTTTATGACTAGCCTTACTACTTTGCTTACGGTGCTTACCTTGTTTTTCTTTGGTGGGGATATAATTCACAGCTTTTCAACCATTATGATAGTTGGTATCGTAATAGGCACGCTAAGTTCTATTTTTATCGCTGCGCCTATGCTAATATGGTTTAAGTTTGATATAGCAAAATACAAAGAGGCACTAGCCCAAAAACAAAGAGCAAAGGCTGAAAAAGAGCGTATGCGAGCAATGTATGAAAAAGGCAGTGTGTAG
- a CDS encoding DUF6394 family protein, translated as MNWSRVIYTFFALMCLTTVAGFLYDHNDITLFIAASINLISTLLKIGVRNMLSAELFASSLVADLHLLPALVIVMNSGFSSIVFGLALGGLVANAFSMALILIEAGKSRDDF; from the coding sequence ATGAATTGGAGTAGGGTAATTTATACTTTTTTTGCGCTGATGTGTCTTACTACTGTGGCTGGATTTTTATACGACCACAACGACATCACGCTTTTTATCGCAGCTAGTATCAACCTGATATCAACACTGCTTAAAATCGGCGTGAGAAACATGCTCTCAGCTGAGCTTTTTGCTAGTTCGTTGGTAGCAGATTTACACCTTTTGCCTGCGCTTGTGATAGTGATGAACTCAGGCTTTAGCAGCATTGTCTTTGGTCTAGCGCTTGGTGGGCTTGTGGCAAATGCTTTTTCGATGGCGCTGATTCTAATAGAAGCAGGCAAATCTCGAGACGATTTTTAA
- the leuS gene encoding leucine--tRNA ligase, protein MRVYNAKIIEPKWQKIWSENKYAEPKDDYTLPKKYILSMFPYPSGRLHMGHVRNYSIGDALSRYYRLKGYNVLQPIGFDSFGMPAENAAIKHGIHPKKWTYENIDYMSHELEILGFSFSKNRRLATSDPLYTKWEQEFFIKMYEKGLVYQKSAVVNWCEHDQTVLANEQVIEGKCWRCDHEVVQKEMPGYYLKIKDYADELLTCLDSLKEKWPNQVLTMQENWIGKSYGAQLFFSFDETSAAKTGLKGFNVFTTRPDTIFGASFTALAPEHEVVKAVMEADLLLPEQKSTLEKIINLSPRERSQMDKEGVDLGLFVIHPFTGAKLPVWCANFVLIEYGGGAIMSVPAGDERDFDFASKYNLQVLNIFKNCAIPHTEKNAILENSGFLDGLDYEAATAKILAELEAKNIGKKVVQYKLRDWGISRQRYWGAPVPMVRCPSCGLVPEALENLPVTLPDDVEITGEGSPLAKHPIWKHCKCPKCGKDAERECDTMDTFVDSSWYFARFASDEKTWPGTAFDKKSVDYWMSVDHYIGGIEHAILHLLYARFFQKVLRDLGYLRDSEPFSHLLTQGMVTKDGAKMSKSKGNTVDPDDIIEKYGADTARLFILFAAPPAKELEWNDSAVEGAYKFISRLYDRASKAKKCGAIPALNHASLNEAEKYARLKVYEAMKKGSEVYENSFAFNTLIAACMEACNALNAQENAEIWAEGYYIILALLEPIIPHVCAELSAELFGGANLRDFAKLEVKNEVFVSETLNLAVTINGKRRAEISVSVDASDSDILSTAKTECAKWLEGKEIIKEIIVPKKLVNIVIKG, encoded by the coding sequence ATGAGAGTTTATAACGCTAAAATTATTGAGCCAAAATGGCAAAAAATTTGGAGTGAAAACAAATACGCAGAGCCAAAAGATGACTATACCCTGCCTAAAAAATATATTTTATCAATGTTTCCATACCCTAGCGGGCGACTTCACATGGGGCATGTGCGAAACTACTCAATCGGCGATGCGCTCTCACGCTACTACCGACTAAAAGGCTACAATGTGCTTCAGCCTATCGGCTTTGATAGCTTTGGTATGCCAGCTGAAAACGCAGCCATTAAGCACGGCATTCATCCTAAAAAATGGACTTATGAAAATATTGATTATATGAGCCACGAGCTTGAAATTCTGGGCTTTAGCTTTAGCAAAAATCGCCGCCTAGCTACTAGTGATCCACTTTATACAAAGTGGGAACAAGAGTTTTTTATCAAAATGTATGAAAAAGGCTTAGTCTATCAAAAATCAGCCGTGGTAAACTGGTGCGAACACGACCAAACCGTGCTAGCAAACGAACAAGTGATAGAGGGCAAATGCTGGCGTTGCGATCATGAAGTGGTGCAAAAAGAGATGCCAGGCTACTACCTAAAAATCAAAGACTACGCAGATGAGCTGCTAACTTGCCTAGATAGCCTTAAAGAAAAGTGGCCAAATCAAGTGCTAACCATGCAAGAAAACTGGATAGGCAAAAGCTATGGCGCGCAGCTGTTTTTTAGCTTTGATGAGACAAGTGCTGCTAAAACTGGCTTAAAGGGCTTTAATGTCTTTACCACTCGCCCTGATACGATTTTTGGTGCTTCATTTACCGCACTTGCGCCAGAGCATGAAGTAGTAAAGGCTGTAATGGAGGCTGATTTATTACTACCTGAGCAAAAAAGCACGCTAGAAAAAATCATAAATCTAAGCCCAAGAGAACGCTCGCAAATGGATAAAGAAGGCGTGGATTTAGGTCTTTTTGTAATCCATCCATTTACTGGGGCAAAACTGCCTGTGTGGTGTGCGAATTTCGTGCTAATTGAATATGGTGGTGGAGCGATTATGAGCGTGCCTGCTGGCGATGAGAGGGACTTTGACTTTGCTAGCAAATATAACTTACAGGTTTTAAATATTTTTAAAAACTGCGCTATCCCACATACTGAAAAAAACGCTATTTTAGAAAACTCTGGCTTTTTAGATGGGCTAGATTATGAGGCGGCGACTGCTAAGATTTTAGCCGAGTTAGAGGCAAAAAACATAGGCAAAAAGGTAGTTCAGTATAAGCTGCGTGACTGGGGAATATCTCGCCAGCGCTACTGGGGTGCACCTGTGCCGATGGTGCGTTGTCCTAGCTGTGGCCTTGTGCCTGAGGCCTTAGAAAACTTGCCTGTAACCCTGCCTGATGATGTAGAGATCACAGGCGAGGGCAGCCCTTTGGCAAAACATCCTATTTGGAAGCACTGTAAATGCCCAAAATGTGGCAAAGATGCCGAGCGTGAGTGTGATACTATGGATACTTTTGTGGATAGCTCGTGGTATTTTGCTAGATTTGCTAGTGATGAGAAAACCTGGCCCGGCACAGCTTTTGATAAAAAAAGCGTGGATTACTGGATGAGCGTAGATCATTATATAGGTGGCATTGAGCATGCGATTTTACACTTACTTTATGCTAGATTTTTTCAAAAAGTTTTGCGAGATTTGGGCTATTTGCGTGATAGCGAGCCTTTTTCTCATTTGCTAACGCAAGGCATGGTGACAAAAGATGGCGCAAAAATGAGTAAAAGCAAGGGAAATACGGTTGATCCTGATGATATTATAGAAAAATACGGCGCAGATACAGCAAGGCTGTTTATTCTCTTTGCTGCGCCACCTGCTAAAGAGCTTGAGTGGAACGATAGCGCAGTAGAGGGTGCTTATAAGTTTATTTCAAGGCTATATGATAGAGCTAGCAAAGCCAAAAAATGCGGGGCTATTCCAGCACTAAATCACGCTAGCTTAAACGAAGCTGAGAAATACGCGCGCCTAAAAGTATATGAAGCTATGAAAAAAGGTAGCGAAGTCTATGAAAATAGCTTTGCTTTTAATACTTTGATCGCTGCTTGTATGGAGGCCTGTAATGCGCTAAATGCGCAAGAAAATGCTGAAATTTGGGCTGAGGGCTACTATATCATTTTAGCACTTTTAGAACCTATTATTCCGCATGTTTGCGCCGAGCTTAGTGCTGAGCTTTTTGGCGGGGCAAACTTGCGTGATTTTGCTAAGCTTGAGGTAAAAAATGAAGTCTTTGTAAGTGAGACGCTAAACCTAGCAGTTACCATAAACGGCAAGCGCAGAGCTGAAATTAGCGTTAGCGTAGATGCAAGCGATAGCGATATTTTAAGCACAGCAAAGACTGAGTGCGCCAAATGGCTAGAGGGCAAAGAGATAATAAAAGAAATTATCGTGCCTAAAAAACTTGTAAATATCGTAATCAAGGGCTAG
- the yedE gene encoding YedE family putative selenium transporter, translating to MKISYIGILSGLALGVLAPLLVWQGNPGNMGICAACFIRDTSGALGFQSALAYIRPEIIGIVLGAFIAALFFGKFEPRGGSAPTTRFFFGVFAMLGALVFLGCPWRALLRFGAGDLSAIAGILGLVAGVLAGLLVQFKTTFTLGAQRPQTKATGLLMPIFALALLGLLLLGLGGFEWVKFSQKGPASMHAPLIISLIAGLIIGVVFQKSGFCSVGAIKTLIVDKNSAMMQAIIALLISTALVNLALGQFNLGFEKQPIAHNDMLWNFLAMLLCGLCFTLGGGCPGRQLIKSAEGDNDSAIFVMGLIAGAGIAHNFGVAASPAGLGANSAVAVIIGLVFCALVAIFSRRSPAMQG from the coding sequence ATGAAAATTTCTTACATCGGTATACTCTCAGGGCTTGCTCTTGGTGTTTTAGCGCCACTTCTTGTGTGGCAAGGAAATCCAGGCAATATGGGTATTTGCGCAGCATGTTTTATCCGTGATACGAGCGGGGCTCTTGGCTTTCAAAGCGCACTTGCTTACATCCGCCCAGAGATAATTGGCATCGTGCTTGGAGCATTTATCGCAGCACTATTTTTTGGCAAGTTTGAGCCACGAGGCGGCTCGGCACCAACTACACGCTTTTTCTTTGGCGTGTTTGCTATGCTTGGAGCACTTGTGTTTTTAGGCTGTCCGTGGCGTGCTTTGCTACGATTTGGAGCAGGGGATCTTAGCGCGATTGCTGGCATTTTGGGGCTTGTTGCTGGTGTTTTAGCTGGACTCCTCGTTCAGTTTAAAACTACTTTTACTCTTGGCGCTCAAAGACCGCAAACAAAGGCTACTGGGTTGCTTATGCCTATTTTTGCCCTTGCACTTTTGGGCTTACTTTTGCTTGGACTTGGTGGCTTTGAGTGGGTTAAGTTTTCTCAAAAAGGCCCAGCTAGCATGCACGCACCGCTTATCATCTCGCTTATCGCTGGTCTAATAATCGGCGTAGTGTTTCAAAAAAGCGGCTTTTGTTCGGTGGGTGCGATTAAAACGCTAATTGTGGATAAAAACTCAGCCATGATGCAAGCAATAATCGCTTTGCTAATAAGCACCGCGCTTGTAAATCTCGCGCTTGGGCAATTTAACCTTGGCTTTGAAAAGCAGCCTATTGCGCACAATGATATGCTATGGAATTTCTTAGCTATGCTACTTTGTGGGTTGTGCTTTACTCTTGGTGGCGGTTGTCCTGGCAGACAGCTTATTAAAAGCGCAGAGGGCGATAATGACTCAGCGATTTTTGTAATGGGACTAATCGCAGGTGCTGGCATAGCGCATAACTTCGGGGTAGCTGCTAGCCCAGCAGGACTTGGCGCAAACTCAGCAGTTGCTGTCATCATAGGGCTAGTATTTTGTGCTCTTGTAGCGATTTTTAGCCGTAGAAGCCCAGCTATGCAAGGCTAA
- a CDS encoding AEC family transporter, with protein MLPLFSIFVLLASGYLAKRTKVIPQNQLIIFIDFVLVFAMPALIFDKVYHVNIDFHLFSVIACGLGANFVAMLLAFGLGRLLGFSKATTASMALLAMFGNTLFMGLPVLQGILGDDIANEVILYDQMVTCVPIAFLGPFILSYAAPSNVSLIANVFKIMKFPPFLALVAGLLAKSVEIPDFLFAPLRLFSGAVVPVALFAVGLGLGFNTVRSSYKSTALVVFLRMVVAPCFFVAFAWVFGIEFSPSYMVGLIETAMPPMVLASAMILKAKLDSNLAISAIAIGMCFTFVVIPVIIAIFM; from the coding sequence ATGTTACCGCTTTTTTCTATTTTTGTGCTTTTGGCTAGTGGCTACCTGGCCAAGCGAACAAAGGTTATACCGCAAAATCAACTTATAATTTTCATTGATTTTGTGCTTGTTTTTGCTATGCCTGCGCTGATCTTTGATAAAGTCTATCATGTAAATATAGATTTTCATCTTTTTAGCGTGATTGCCTGTGGGCTTGGGGCGAACTTCGTAGCGATGCTATTAGCCTTTGGCCTTGGGCGTCTGCTAGGATTTAGCAAGGCTACTACTGCTAGCATGGCACTACTTGCGATGTTTGGTAATACGCTATTTATGGGCCTACCAGTGCTTCAAGGTATTTTGGGTGATGATATCGCAAATGAGGTTATTTTATACGACCAGATGGTTACTTGCGTGCCGATAGCATTTTTGGGGCCTTTTATCCTTAGCTACGCAGCACCTAGCAATGTAAGTCTAATCGCAAATGTCTTTAAAATAATGAAATTCCCGCCATTTCTAGCCCTAGTAGCAGGACTTTTGGCAAAAAGCGTGGAAATTCCTGATTTTTTGTTTGCTCCACTTAGGCTTTTTAGCGGTGCTGTTGTGCCTGTAGCACTTTTTGCTGTGGGGCTTGGGCTTGGGTTTAATACAGTTCGTTCTAGCTATAAAAGCACAGCTTTGGTAGTGTTTTTGCGTATGGTGGTAGCGCCTTGCTTTTTCGTGGCTTTTGCATGGGTTTTTGGGATAGAGTTTTCGCCTAGTTATATGGTAGGGCTTATAGAGACTGCGATGCCACCGATGGTGCTAGCAAGTGCGATGATACTAAAAGCCAAGCTAGATAGCAATCTAGCAATCAGCGCAATCGCCATTGGTATGTGTTTTACCTTTGTAGTAATTCCTGTGATAATTGCTATTTTTATGTAG
- a CDS encoding efflux RND transporter periplasmic adaptor subunit — MRKFKKKPLIIVAIIVLAGVLYWTFSSSSEEQNQLITSKIKKANLILSVDAVGEVFAENLVDVGTRATGQIKELYVKVGDKVKVGDKIAQIDDEVQQNTLEQKQAELGSLEARKNSAQVAYNTAKSQYSRELGLFKNQATSKENLENAKNVLFSAEASLKEADAKITQSKIAVDIAKQDLGYTNIIAPFSGTVVSVPVEVGQTLNAVQSAPTVAQIADLGKMEIKMEVSEADIGQIKVGDIVEYNVLSNVENKFRAKVSSIDPGLTTLSNGNYSTTSSSSSTTKSAVYYYVKMLVNNESGALRIGMTTQNKIIVKEVKDAIQIPLIALKTDEEGNYALLKTGNEISKKYLKIGIKTEAYAEVIEGLNEGDEVVSSQMSQAQIDEIIANRKVRFR, encoded by the coding sequence ATGAGAAAATTTAAGAAAAAACCACTTATTATAGTAGCTATTATAGTGCTAGCAGGTGTGCTTTACTGGACTTTTAGTTCTAGCAGCGAGGAGCAAAATCAGCTAATTACTTCAAAAATCAAAAAAGCAAATCTAATTCTTAGCGTGGATGCTGTTGGAGAGGTTTTTGCTGAAAATCTAGTAGATGTAGGCACCAGAGCCACCGGACAGATAAAAGAGCTGTATGTAAAAGTAGGCGATAAAGTAAAAGTAGGCGATAAAATCGCTCAAATAGATGATGAAGTCCAACAAAATACTTTGGAGCAAAAGCAAGCCGAACTAGGCAGCCTTGAGGCTAGAAAAAACTCAGCCCAAGTAGCCTACAACACAGCAAAATCGCAGTATAGCCGTGAACTAGGGCTTTTTAAAAATCAAGCCACCTCAAAAGAAAACCTTGAAAATGCTAAAAACGTACTTTTTAGCGCAGAAGCCAGCCTAAAAGAAGCTGATGCCAAAATCACTCAAAGCAAAATCGCAGTAGATATCGCAAAGCAAGATTTAGGCTATACAAATATCATCGCTCCATTTTCTGGCACGGTGGTATCTGTGCCTGTTGAAGTAGGTCAAACCCTAAATGCTGTCCAAAGCGCACCAACAGTAGCTCAAATCGCAGATCTTGGCAAAATGGAGATAAAAATGGAAGTAAGCGAGGCTGATATCGGTCAAATAAAAGTAGGCGACATAGTAGAATATAATGTGCTCTCAAATGTAGAAAATAAATTCCGCGCAAAAGTAAGCTCTATCGATCCAGGGCTAACTACGCTAAGCAATGGCAATTACAGCACTACAAGTTCTAGCTCAAGCACTACAAAAAGTGCTGTTTACTACTATGTAAAAATGCTAGTAAATAACGAAAGTGGCGCACTTCGCATAGGTATGACTACGCAAAATAAAATCATCGTAAAAGAAGTAAAAGACGCTATCCAAATACCGCTAATTGCGCTAAAAACTGATGAAGAAGGCAACTACGCCCTATTAAAAACAGGCAATGAAATCAGCAAAAAATACCTAAAAATCGGTATAAAAACAGAAGCTTACGCAGAGGTTATAGAGGGACTAAATGAGGGCGATGAAGTAGTAAGCTCTCAAATGAGCCAAGCACAAATTGATGAAATAATCGCAAATCGCAAGGTGAGATTTCGCTAA
- a CDS encoding MacB family efflux pump subunit — translation MIHLENITKSFANGSEQMLALKGVSLHIEAGEFIAIVGQSGSGKSTLMNIIGCLDTLTSGSYKLGGKDITHFSPDELSELRLKKFGFIFQRYNLISANNALENVALPAIYAGSHKDERTARALELLDMLGLKGKEYQNPNKLSGGQQQRVSIARALMNGGEILLCDEPTGALDSASGEMVLKILKELNAKGHTIIMVTHDKGIASHANRIIEIKDGQIICDEKKDAKLAKLKTPKLTYSNNLSALKAELSESLAMSIGAIKAHKLRSFLTMLGIIIGITSVICVVALAKGSQESIIESINKMGTNTIQINPGRGPGDRNSAKVKRFNVDDAKMLEKLDFVDYASPIMRTSAELIHANKSSTGLARAGNEKILQISGVELESGRNFTKEDVLNSASVMIIDQNTKKEFFQALKDDEVIGQNIIFAGHPFSIIGIAKKDEGPFGDTTLSVYLPYTTVTNRLTGDYNLRQIIVSIKNNINSQLAEQAISDILLARRGTRDFHMRNSDTILQTIKATTDTMGLLISGVALISLLVGGIGVMNIMLVSVIERTKEIGVRMAIGAKGKNIMLQFLIEAVLLCALGGAVGVALAFAIGWLINLSGIVSMIFSLSSVLVAFGISSAIGIIFGYMPAKSASRLNPIDALQRE, via the coding sequence ATGATCCACTTAGAAAATATCACAAAGTCCTTTGCTAACGGAAGCGAGCAAATGCTAGCTTTAAAAGGCGTGAGCTTGCATATAGAAGCTGGCGAGTTTATCGCAATAGTAGGACAAAGTGGCTCTGGCAAATCAACCCTTATGAATATAATCGGCTGCTTAGATACCCTAACTAGCGGTAGCTATAAGCTGGGTGGCAAGGACATCACGCATTTTAGCCCTGATGAGCTAAGCGAGCTAAGACTTAAAAAATTTGGTTTTATTTTTCAGCGTTACAATCTAATTAGCGCAAATAACGCACTTGAAAATGTAGCCTTGCCAGCAATCTATGCTGGTTCGCACAAAGATGAGAGAACTGCTCGTGCCTTAGAGCTTTTAGATATGCTAGGGCTTAAAGGCAAAGAATACCAAAACCCAAACAAGCTAAGTGGCGGTCAACAACAGCGTGTTAGTATCGCAAGGGCTTTAATGAACGGTGGAGAGATACTGCTATGTGATGAACCAACAGGAGCCCTAGATAGCGCAAGTGGAGAGATGGTGCTAAAAATACTAAAAGAGCTAAACGCCAAAGGTCACACCATCATCATGGTAACGCACGATAAAGGCATAGCCTCTCACGCAAACCGCATAATAGAAATAAAAGATGGCCAAATTATCTGCGATGAGAAAAAAGATGCTAAGTTAGCAAAGTTAAAGACCCCAAAACTCACTTACTCAAACAATCTAAGTGCGCTAAAAGCTGAGCTTAGCGAGAGCCTTGCTATGAGCATAGGAGCGATAAAAGCGCATAAACTCCGCTCTTTTCTTACTATGCTTGGAATTATCATCGGTATCACTTCAGTTATTTGCGTAGTAGCCCTTGCCAAAGGTAGCCAAGAAAGCATCATAGAAAGCATAAACAAAATGGGCACAAACACCATACAAATAAACCCTGGTCGTGGTCCAGGCGATAGAAACTCAGCTAAGGTAAAGAGATTTAATGTAGATGATGCAAAAATGCTTGAAAAACTTGATTTTGTAGACTATGCCTCACCTATAATGAGAACAAGCGCAGAGCTAATACACGCAAATAAATCAAGCACAGGCTTGGCTAGAGCAGGAAATGAAAAAATACTTCAAATCTCAGGCGTGGAGCTAGAAAGTGGTAGAAACTTCACAAAAGAAGATGTGCTAAACTCAGCTTCTGTGATGATAATAGACCAAAATACCAAAAAAGAGTTTTTCCAAGCCCTAAAAGACGATGAAGTTATAGGTCAAAATATTATTTTTGCTGGGCATCCTTTTAGCATCATCGGCATTGCCAAAAAAGACGAAGGACCTTTTGGCGATACCACGCTTAGCGTGTATCTGCCATACACCACTGTCACAAACCGCCTAACAGGAGATTATAACCTACGCCAAATCATAGTTAGCATAAAAAACAATATAAACAGCCAGCTAGCAGAACAAGCAATCAGCGATATTTTGCTAGCCAGAAGAGGCACAAGAGACTTTCATATGCGCAACTCCGATACCATATTACAAACCATAAAAGCCACCACTGATACAATGGGTCTGCTTATTTCTGGTGTGGCTCTTATATCGCTACTTGTGGGTGGTATAGGCGTGATGAACATCATGCTAGTAAGCGTGATTGAACGTACTAAAGAAATCGGCGTTCGCATGGCAATAGGCGCAAAAGGGAAAAATATCATGCTACAATTTCTAATAGAAGCGGTGCTACTTTGCGCCCTTGGTGGTGCTGTGGGAGTAGCACTTGCTTTTGCTATAGGCTGGCTTATAAATCTCTCTGGCATTGTAAGCATGATATTTTCGCTCTCATCTGTTTTGGTAGCCTTTGGGATTTCATCGGCTATTGGCATTATTTTTGGCTATATGCCAGCAAAGAGTGCTAGTAGGCTTAATCCTATTGATGCCTTACAGCGAGAGTAG